From the Lepus europaeus isolate LE1 chromosome 12, mLepTim1.pri, whole genome shotgun sequence genome, one window contains:
- the LOC133771888 gene encoding LOW QUALITY PROTEIN: non-histone chromosomal protein HMG-14-like (The sequence of the model RefSeq protein was modified relative to this genomic sequence to represent the inferred CDS: substituted 2 bases at 2 genomic stop codons) codes for MPKRKVSSAKESKRRSVRLLANPAPAKVETKLKKVARKDKSSDKKVQAKGKRGAEGKEAKEATQAKXDXPAEIGETRNEEHPTSEEAEEKEIKTDSYHTLCFISSPCLPSCTIQRSIFINYFVNVRFLVVLDTFLKRQAHLIPFSKHK; via the coding sequence ATGCCCAAGAGGAAGGTCAGCTCTGCTAAAGAGTCCAAGAGGAGATCAGTAAGGTTGTTGGCTAACCCAGCTCCTGCAAAAGTGGAAACGAAGCTCAAGAAGGTAGCCAGGAAAGATAAGTCATCAGACAAAAAAGTGCAAGCAAAGGGCAAGAGAGGAGCAGAGGGAAAAGAGGCCAAAGAGGCTACCCAAGCTAAATAAGATTGACCTGCAGAAATTGGAGAAACTAGAAATGAGGAGCATCCAACCTCTGAGGAAGCAGAAGAGAAGGAAATCAAGACTGATTCATATCATACACTGTGTTTTATCAGCAGTCCCTGTCTCCCTTCTTGTACCATCCAGAGGAGTATTTTTATCAACTATTTTGTAAATGTAAGGTTTCTGGTAGTTctagacacatttttaaagaggCAAGCCCACCTCATCCCATTTTCTAAGCATAAGTGA